The genomic window CCGTACAAACACCCCTGTCGATTTCAATAATCCCATAGCCCTGCAGGGCGTCTACCGGGCAAAAATGGGTGCATATTCCACATCCCAGACACTTGGTTTCGTCTACTACGACCAACTTCTTCTCCTTTTGAATCGACAACTTCTCTAATATTTCCTTACAATCTTAACCACAGGTCCCTAAATCTGCCATCCGGCTGCGAATCCCGCGTGCACTGCCTCCCCCACTTTTGCCGGTTTGGCGCAATCTCCAACAACATATACCTCATCCCATTTCGCCTTGACATCTTTGACCAGTGAATCGTCTTTCTTCACGCCGAACGCCACGATCATCGTGTCTGCCTTGACGAACTTGTCTTTGCCGTCTGGCCCCAGGGTAACAATGCCATCAGGGCGAAACTCCTTCACCTTATGCCTGGCCATGATATTAACTCCCCGTTCGGCTAACTGGCGCATGAGAGTCAACCGGCTAATGTTGAACATATCCAGCGCTACATCATCCAGCATTTCGATAATGCTGACGGTCTTCCCCGCCATCGCTAGATCCAGGGCAGCATCACAACCCGATAACCCTCCTCCCGCAACCACCACGGTCTGGCCTCGAACCTGCTTGCGTCCCAGATGATAATCAACCACCTCCACAACATTCTCGTTGCCAATGCCAGGGATAGCGGGGCTAATCGGTTTTCCTCCGCACGCAACCACAACTGCGTCCGCCTTATGTTTGGCCAGCATAGCAGGCGTGACCGCAGTACTGAGGCGAACGTCCACTTTGAGCTTGTCCAACTGTGTTGTCCAGTAATCGATGAGGTCCCGCAAAGGCTTCTTAAACGATGCGGTGGCGGCTGCTCTCAACTGGCCCCCCAGGGCGTCCTGCTTCTCCACCAGCGTTACCTTATGGCCGCGAAGAGCAGCAACTCGAGCTGCCTCCATACCGGCCGGGCCTCCGCCAATCACTAACACCTTCTTGGGAGTATCCGTCTTGCGAAACTCGAAGTACCGTTCTGAGCCCGTAGCAGCATTCACACTGCAGGACATGGGCTTCAGGCGGAACACATTTCCGATGCACATCTCGTTGCAGCGAATGCAGGGACGTACATCCTCGAGGTGTCCACGGCGCACCTTGTTGGGCCAATCAGGATCGGCAATCAGGCCGCGAGCAGAGCCAATGAAATCGATTTTTCCGGCTTCCAGAGCCGCCTCAGACGCTTCAGGGCTCATATTCCCCGCTAACATAACTGGAATGCTGACCACCTTTTTGATGGCAGCGGCCAGATCCACCCACGGTGCATCGCCCCTGTATATCGATGGTAAACCGTAGTCCAGTGCCCCGTAGGTGCCGACGTCCACGCTGAGCAGATCCACCCCCGCTGCCTCCAGGTGCTTGGCAATCTCCATGGACTCCTCAATCTCCCGACCACCGGGAATAAAATGAACCAGCGAATAGCGGAAGGAAATGGG from Dehalococcoidia bacterium includes these protein-coding regions:
- a CDS encoding 4Fe-4S binding protein, with the translated sequence MVVVDETKCLGCGICTHFCPVDALQGYGIIEIDRGVCT
- a CDS encoding FAD-dependent oxidoreductase, with the translated sequence MAKKFTKLFEPGRIGKLELRNRIMLAPHGTLMCELDGRSSRREVDYLAERARGGTGLIIPEGAKISRALEKPAAFAPFAVDSDALVPSLADMADAVHFYGAKIMMQLFVAFGRQAAEIDPQNPPVAPSAIPTFRDPSVLCRPLSVEQIKAFVEAFGLGARRAVMAGFDAVEVHAHTGYLVDQFMTSLWNKRTDEYGGDLKGRMRFAVELVQSARKQIGPDVPISFRYSLVHFIPGGREIEESMEIAKHLEAAGVDLLSVDVGTYGALDYGLPSIYRGDAPWVDLAAAIKKVVSIPVMLAGNMSPEASEAALEAGKIDFIGSARGLIADPDWPNKVRRGHLEDVRPCIRCNEMCIGNVFRLKPMSCSVNAATGSERYFEFRKTDTPKKVLVIGGGPAGMEAARVAALRGHKVTLVEKQDALGGQLRAAATASFKKPLRDLIDYWTTQLDKLKVDVRLSTAVTPAMLAKHKADAVVVACGGKPISPAIPGIGNENVVEVVDYHLGRKQVRGQTVVVAGGGLSGCDAALDLAMAGKTVSIIEMLDDVALDMFNISRLTLMRQLAERGVNIMARHKVKEFRPDGIVTLGPDGKDKFVKADTMIVAFGVKKDDSLVKDVKAKWDEVYVVGDCAKPAKVGEAVHAGFAAGWQI